In Eriocheir sinensis breed Jianghai 21 chromosome 17, ASM2467909v1, whole genome shotgun sequence, one genomic interval encodes:
- the LOC126999963 gene encoding titin-like isoform X14, with translation MKLFVVWTLVLVLGNLGAGRQSLADGGGSKGLPQDGAASLTLENTDVDPCRKQDEGGLKELPKVYDLTSMKPSLENGTHNTIKTVERRVINNTDEAGHLTGNKTVVEKTTETDVQPNRNVSKTTEAQVVVDEKGKESGEKHVTESETVTQSTPDNGTLTQTVDVKTVTDEKGNEINEEVVIKKEATVLTNDTKEKPKDDKAATLLLPKDDQGKNKTETTEITEERKETLPDNTTHEVLVKEKEEILPSQNSTKVTSVETKNITEMGDGLQKTEITEERKEILPSNITNEDVLKEEILPSQNSTKVTSVETKNITEKGDGLQKTEITEERKEILPSNITNEDVLKEEILPSQNSTKVTSVETKNITEMGDGLLKTEITEERKEILPSNITNEDVLKEEILPSQNSTTVTSVETKNITEKGDGLLRAEQTKERKETLPDNTTHEIVVKEKEEKLPSQDSTNETSVESKNVTYKGDGKDVEKETVIQKEVVKNVCNGDIKEVRDEGHLKETAEDLKHQVSDVKNKIEEEKAKAEETSPTPTQWIEQKPVAAPVIQEGKVVRKVVPAMRPMKVVRKVVPAMRPMRVVRKVVPVMRPMRVVRKVVPVMRPMRVVRKVVPAVRPMKVVRKVVPAVRPMKVVRKGVPSVRQGKVFVVHRVVEYVTPSVVTKRFPVVTQKKVLAKVPPTVTEGNIPVVTEKKVTENLIPSVTEGKVPVVTTEKVAEQVAPSATEEIVSVPKEQENVPVMTEKEVENLIPSVTEGKVPVVPQQEIVDKVAPSATEEIVSVPKMQENVSVVTEEKAENLIPSVTEGKVPVATTEKVAEQAAPSATEEIVSVPKMQENVSVVTEEKAENLIPSVTEGKVPVATTEKVAEQAAPSATEEIVSVPKMQENVSVVTEEKAENLIPSVTEGKVPVATTEKVAEQAAPSATEEIVSVPKMQENVSVVTEEKAENLIPSVTEGKVPVATTEKVAEQAAPSATEEIVSVPKMQENVPVVTEEKAENLIPSVTEGKVPVVPQQESVDKVAPSATEEKVPVVVKEKVIEQAAPQERVIEKVPLRRQKKKFLSRSKKVSEQAAPSGTEEIVTVPKEQEQVPVVTEEKVVEEVAPSVTEEKAPVVTNQTVVEKITPTATEEEVVTQRKLVEKVAPSVEENVVDIPKREEV, from the exons ATGAAGCTCTTCGTAGTGTGGACGCTGGTCTTGGTGCTGGGAAATCTGGGAGCCGGCAGGCAGTCACTAGCCGACGGAGGGGGCTCCAAGGGGCTCCCGCAGGACGGGGCGGCCTCCCTTACCCTGGAAAACACCGATGTGGACCCATGCCGAAAACAAGACGAGGGGGGACTCAAAGAGTTACCCAAAGTTTATGATCTAACGAGCATGAAGCCAAGCTTGGAAAATGGCACTCATAACACCATCAAGACCGTGGAAAGAAGAGTCATTAACAATACAGACGAGGCGGGGCATTTAACAGGAAACAAGACAGTCGTTGAAAAGACGACAGAGACTGACGTACAGCCCAACCGAAATGTATCAAAGACTACGGAAGCACAAGTCGTTGTTgatgagaaaggtaaagaaagtggCGAAAAACATGTCACAGAGAGCGAAACGGTGACGCAAAGCACTCCAGACAACGGAACCTTAACACAGACGGTGGACGTGAAAACTGTAACGGACGAAAAGGGCAATGAAATAAACGAGGAGGTTgttataaagaaggaagcaacagtACTTACTAATGACACTAAAGAAAAGCCGAAGGACGATAAAGctgcaactcttcttcttccgaaGGATGACcaaggtaaaaacaaaacagaaactacagaaataacagaggaaagaaaggagactcTGCCCGACAATACAACGCATGAAGTcttagtaaaagagaaagaagaaatattgccTTCACAGAACAGCActaaagtgacatctgtggagacgaAGAATATTACAGAGATGGGTGATGGGCTTCAGAAGACAGaaataacagaggaaagaaaagagattctgcccagcaatataacgaatgaagatgTATTGAAAGAAGAAATATTGCCTTCACAGAACAGCActaaagtgacatctgtggagacgaAGAATATTACAGAGAAAGGTGATGGGCTTCAGAAGACAGaaataacagaggaaagaaaagagattctgcccagcaatataacgaatgaagatgTATTGAAAGAAGAAATATTGCCTTCACAGAACAGCActaaagtgacatctgtggagacgaAGAATATTACAGAGATGGGTGATGGGCTTCTGAAGACAGaaataacagaggaaagaaaagagattctgcccagcaatataacgaatgaagatgTATTGAAAGAAGAAATATTGCCTTCACAGAACAGCACTacagtgacatctgtggagacgaAGAATATTACAGAGAAGGGTGATGGGCTTCTGAGGGCagaacaaacaaaggaaagaaaggagactcTGCCCGACAATACAACGCATGAAATTGtagttaaagagaaagaagaaaaattacctTCACAGGATAGCACTAACGAGACATCCGTGGAAAGTAAGAATGTTACATATAAGGGCgatggaaaagatgtcgagaaagaaactgtaattcaaAAAGAAGTCGTTAAGAATGTGTGTAATGGCGACATCAAGGAGGTTCGTGACGAAGGACATCTTAAAGAAACAGCTGAAGACCTGAAGCACCAAGTTAGCGACGTGAAGAACaagattgaggaagaaaaggcaaaggcTGAGGAAACAAGTCCTACGCCGACCCAATGGATAGAACAAAAACCAGTTGCCGCCCCTGTCATCCAAGAAGGcaaggtcgttagaaaggtagtccctgctatgaggccaatgaag gtcgttagaaaggtagtccctgctaTGAGGCCAATGagggtcgttagaaaggtagtccctgttATGAGGCCAATGagggtcgttagaaaggtagtccctgttATGAGGCCAATGagggtcgttagaaag gtagtccctgctgtgaggccaatgaaggtcgttagaaaggtagtccctgctgtgaggccaatgaaggtcgttagaaaggGTGTGCCCTCGGTGAGACAAGGAAAAGTCTTCGTTGTGCATCGAGTTGTTGAATACGTCACCCCTTCGGTGGTAACAAAAAGATTCCCCGTTGTGACACAGAAGAAGGTTCTTGCAAAGGTTCCCCCTACGGTGACAGAAGGAAACATCCCCGTTGTTACAGAAAAGAAAGTTACTGAGAATCTTATCCCCtctgtgacagaaggaaaagtgcCGGTTGTGACAACTGAGAAGGTTGCTGAGCAGGTTGCCCCTTCGGCAACAGAAGAGATCGTCAGTGTCCCCAAGGAGCAAGAAAATGTCCCTGTCATGACAGAAAAAGAGGTTGAGAATCTTATCCCCtctgtgacagaaggaaaagtaccggtagtccctcaacaggagaTTGTTGACAAGGTTGCCCCTTCGGCGACAGAAGAGATCGTCAGTGTCCCCAAGATGCAAGAAAATGTCTCTGTCGTAAcagaagaaaaggctgagaatcttatcccctctgtgacagaaggaaaagttccgGTTGCGACAACAGAGAAGGTTGctgagcaggctgccccttcggcgACAGAAGAGATCGTCAGTGTCCCCAAGATGCAAGAAAATGTCTCTGTCGTAAcagaagaaaaggctgagaatcttatcccctctgtgacagaaggaaaagttccgGTTGCGACAACAGAGAAGGTTGctgagcaggctgccccttcggcgACAGAAGAGATCGTCAGTGTCCCCAAGATGCAAGAAAATGTCTCTGTCGTAAcagaagaaaaggctgagaatcttatcccctctgtgacagaaggaaaagttccgGTTGCGACAACAGAGAAGGTTGctgagcaggctgccccttcggcaACAGAAGAGATCGTCAGTGTCCCCAAGATGCAAGAAAATGTCTCTGTCGTAAcagaagaaaaggctgagaatcttatcccctctgtgacagaaggaaaagttccgGTTGCGACAACAGAGAAGGTTGctgagcaggctgccccttcggcaACAGAAGAGATCGTCAGTGTCCCCAAGATGCAAGAAAATGTCCCTGTCGTAAcagaagaaaaggctgagaatcttatcccctctgtgacagaaggaaaagtaccggtagtccctcaacaggagaGTGTTGACAAGGTTGCCCCTTCggcaacagaagaaaaagttcctgttgtggtAAAAGAGAAAGtcattgaacaggctgccccacaagaaagggttattgaaaaggTTCCCCTGcggcgacagaagaaaaagttcctgtcgCGGTCAAAGAAAGTTAGTGAACAGGCAGCCCCTTCGGggacagaagagattgtcactgttcccaaagagcaagaacaagtccctgttgtaacagaggaaaaggtcgTTGAAGAGGTTGCCCCCTCCGTAACAGAGGAAAAAGCtcccgttgtgacaaatcagacGGTTGTCGAAAAGATTACTCCTACCGCAACAGAGGAAGAAGTTGTCACTCAACGGAAGCTCGTTGAGAAGGTTGCCCCCTCTGTCGAGGAAAATGTAGTTGACATTCCAAAGAGGGAGGAAGTGTAG
- the LOC126999963 gene encoding titin-like isoform X30, producing the protein MKLFVVWTLVLVLGNLGAGRQSLADGGGSKGLPQDGAASLTLENTDVDPCRKQDEGGLKELPKVYDLTSMKPSLENGTHNTIKTVERRVINNTDEAGHLTGNKTVVEKTTETDVQPNRNVSKTTEAQVVVDEKGKESGEKHVTESETVTQSTPDNGTLTQTVDVKTVTDEKGNEINEEVVIKKEATVLTNDTKEKPKDDKAATLLLPKDDQGKNKTETTEITEERKETLPDNTTHEVLVKEKEEILPSQNSTKVTSVETKNITEMGDGLQKTEITEERKEILPSNITNEDVLKEEILPSQNSTKVTSVETKNITEKGDGLQKTEITEERKEILPSNITNEDVLKEEILPSQNSTKVTSVETKNITEMGDGLLKTEITEERKEILPSNITNEDVLKEEILPSQNSTTVTSVETKNITEKGDGLLRAEQTKERKETLPDNTTHEIVVKEKEEKLPSQDSTNETSVESKNVTYKGDGKDVEKETVIQKEVVKNVCNGDIKEVRDEGHLKETAEDLKHQVSDVKNKIEEEKAKAEETSPTPTQWIEQKPVAAPVIQEGKVVRKVVPAMRPMKVVRKVVPAMRPMKVVRKVVPVMRPMRVVRKVVPAVRPMKVVRKGVPSVRQGKVFVVHRVVEYVTPSVVTKRFPVVTQKKVLAKVPPTVTEGNIPVVTEKKVTENLIPSVTEGKVPVVTTEKVAEQVAPSATEEIVSVPKEQENVPVMTEKEVENLIPSVTEGKVPVVPQQEIVDKVAPSATEEIVSVPKMQENVSVVTEEKAENLIPSVTEGKVPVATTEKVAEQAAPSATEEIVSVPKMQENVSVVTEEKAENLIPSVTEGKVPVATTEKVAEQAAPSATEEIVSVPKMQENVSVVTEEKAENLIPSVTEGKVPVATTEKVAEQAAPSATEEIVSVPKMQENVSVVTEEKAENLIPSVTEGKVPVATTEKVAEQAAPSATEEIVSVPKMQENVPVVTEEKAENLIPSVTEGKVPVVPQQESVDKVAPSATEEKVPVVVKEKVIEQAAPQERVIEKVPLRRQKKKFLSRSKKVSEQAAPSGTEEIVTVPKEQEQVPVVTEEKVVEEVAPSVTEEKAPVVTNQTVVEKITPTATEEEVVTQRKLVEKVAPSVEENVVDIPKREEV; encoded by the exons ATGAAGCTCTTCGTAGTGTGGACGCTGGTCTTGGTGCTGGGAAATCTGGGAGCCGGCAGGCAGTCACTAGCCGACGGAGGGGGCTCCAAGGGGCTCCCGCAGGACGGGGCGGCCTCCCTTACCCTGGAAAACACCGATGTGGACCCATGCCGAAAACAAGACGAGGGGGGACTCAAAGAGTTACCCAAAGTTTATGATCTAACGAGCATGAAGCCAAGCTTGGAAAATGGCACTCATAACACCATCAAGACCGTGGAAAGAAGAGTCATTAACAATACAGACGAGGCGGGGCATTTAACAGGAAACAAGACAGTCGTTGAAAAGACGACAGAGACTGACGTACAGCCCAACCGAAATGTATCAAAGACTACGGAAGCACAAGTCGTTGTTgatgagaaaggtaaagaaagtggCGAAAAACATGTCACAGAGAGCGAAACGGTGACGCAAAGCACTCCAGACAACGGAACCTTAACACAGACGGTGGACGTGAAAACTGTAACGGACGAAAAGGGCAATGAAATAAACGAGGAGGTTgttataaagaaggaagcaacagtACTTACTAATGACACTAAAGAAAAGCCGAAGGACGATAAAGctgcaactcttcttcttccgaaGGATGACcaaggtaaaaacaaaacagaaactacagaaataacagaggaaagaaaggagactcTGCCCGACAATACAACGCATGAAGTcttagtaaaagagaaagaagaaatattgccTTCACAGAACAGCActaaagtgacatctgtggagacgaAGAATATTACAGAGATGGGTGATGGGCTTCAGAAGACAGaaataacagaggaaagaaaagagattctgcccagcaatataacgaatgaagatgTATTGAAAGAAGAAATATTGCCTTCACAGAACAGCActaaagtgacatctgtggagacgaAGAATATTACAGAGAAAGGTGATGGGCTTCAGAAGACAGaaataacagaggaaagaaaagagattctgcccagcaatataacgaatgaagatgTATTGAAAGAAGAAATATTGCCTTCACAGAACAGCActaaagtgacatctgtggagacgaAGAATATTACAGAGATGGGTGATGGGCTTCTGAAGACAGaaataacagaggaaagaaaagagattctgcccagcaatataacgaatgaagatgTATTGAAAGAAGAAATATTGCCTTCACAGAACAGCACTacagtgacatctgtggagacgaAGAATATTACAGAGAAGGGTGATGGGCTTCTGAGGGCagaacaaacaaaggaaagaaaggagactcTGCCCGACAATACAACGCATGAAATTGtagttaaagagaaagaagaaaaattacctTCACAGGATAGCACTAACGAGACATCCGTGGAAAGTAAGAATGTTACATATAAGGGCgatggaaaagatgtcgagaaagaaactgtaattcaaAAAGAAGTCGTTAAGAATGTGTGTAATGGCGACATCAAGGAGGTTCGTGACGAAGGACATCTTAAAGAAACAGCTGAAGACCTGAAGCACCAAGTTAGCGACGTGAAGAACaagattgaggaagaaaaggcaaaggcTGAGGAAACAAGTCCTACGCCGACCCAATGGATAGAACAAAAACCAGTTGCCGCCCCTGTCATCCAAGAAGGcaaggtcgttagaaaggtagtccctgctatgaggccaatgaaggtcgttagaaaggtagtccctgctatgaggccaatgaaggtcgttagaaag gtagtccctgttATGAGGCCAATGagg gtcgttagaaaggtagtccctgctgtgaggccaatgaaggtcgttagaaaggGTGTGCCCTCGGTGAGACAAGGAAAAGTCTTCGTTGTGCATCGAGTTGTTGAATACGTCACCCCTTCGGTGGTAACAAAAAGATTCCCCGTTGTGACACAGAAGAAGGTTCTTGCAAAGGTTCCCCCTACGGTGACAGAAGGAAACATCCCCGTTGTTACAGAAAAGAAAGTTACTGAGAATCTTATCCCCtctgtgacagaaggaaaagtgcCGGTTGTGACAACTGAGAAGGTTGCTGAGCAGGTTGCCCCTTCGGCAACAGAAGAGATCGTCAGTGTCCCCAAGGAGCAAGAAAATGTCCCTGTCATGACAGAAAAAGAGGTTGAGAATCTTATCCCCtctgtgacagaaggaaaagtaccggtagtccctcaacaggagaTTGTTGACAAGGTTGCCCCTTCGGCGACAGAAGAGATCGTCAGTGTCCCCAAGATGCAAGAAAATGTCTCTGTCGTAAcagaagaaaaggctgagaatcttatcccctctgtgacagaaggaaaagttccgGTTGCGACAACAGAGAAGGTTGctgagcaggctgccccttcggcgACAGAAGAGATCGTCAGTGTCCCCAAGATGCAAGAAAATGTCTCTGTCGTAAcagaagaaaaggctgagaatcttatcccctctgtgacagaaggaaaagttccgGTTGCGACAACAGAGAAGGTTGctgagcaggctgccccttcggcgACAGAAGAGATCGTCAGTGTCCCCAAGATGCAAGAAAATGTCTCTGTCGTAAcagaagaaaaggctgagaatcttatcccctctgtgacagaaggaaaagttccgGTTGCGACAACAGAGAAGGTTGctgagcaggctgccccttcggcaACAGAAGAGATCGTCAGTGTCCCCAAGATGCAAGAAAATGTCTCTGTCGTAAcagaagaaaaggctgagaatcttatcccctctgtgacagaaggaaaagttccgGTTGCGACAACAGAGAAGGTTGctgagcaggctgccccttcggcaACAGAAGAGATCGTCAGTGTCCCCAAGATGCAAGAAAATGTCCCTGTCGTAAcagaagaaaaggctgagaatcttatcccctctgtgacagaaggaaaagtaccggtagtccctcaacaggagaGTGTTGACAAGGTTGCCCCTTCggcaacagaagaaaaagttcctgttgtggtAAAAGAGAAAGtcattgaacaggctgccccacaagaaagggttattgaaaaggTTCCCCTGcggcgacagaagaaaaagttcctgtcgCGGTCAAAGAAAGTTAGTGAACAGGCAGCCCCTTCGGggacagaagagattgtcactgttcccaaagagcaagaacaagtccctgttgtaacagaggaaaaggtcgTTGAAGAGGTTGCCCCCTCCGTAACAGAGGAAAAAGCtcccgttgtgacaaatcagacGGTTGTCGAAAAGATTACTCCTACCGCAACAGAGGAAGAAGTTGTCACTCAACGGAAGCTCGTTGAGAAGGTTGCCCCCTCTGTCGAGGAAAATGTAGTTGACATTCCAAAGAGGGAGGAAGTGTAG
- the LOC126999963 gene encoding titin-like isoform X16, with the protein MKLFVVWTLVLVLGNLGAGRQSLADGGGSKGLPQDGAASLTLENTDVDPCRKQDEGGLKELPKVYDLTSMKPSLENGTHNTIKTVERRVINNTDEAGHLTGNKTVVEKTTETDVQPNRNVSKTTEAQVVVDEKGKESGEKHVTESETVTQSTPDNGTLTQTVDVKTVTDEKGNEINEEVVIKKEATVLTNDTKEKPKDDKAATLLLPKDDQGKNKTETTEITEERKETLPDNTTHEVLVKEKEEILPSQNSTKVTSVETKNITEMGDGLQKTEITEERKEILPSNITNEDVLKEEILPSQNSTKVTSVETKNITEKGDGLQKTEITEERKEILPSNITNEDVLKEEILPSQNSTKVTSVETKNITEMGDGLLKTEITEERKEILPSNITNEDVLKEEILPSQNSTTVTSVETKNITEKGDGLLRAEQTKERKETLPDNTTHEIVVKEKEEKLPSQDSTNETSVESKNVTYKGDGKDVEKETVIQKEVVKNVCNGDIKEVRDEGHLKETAEDLKHQVSDVKNKIEEEKAKAEETSPTPTQWIEQKPVAAPVIQEGKVVRKVVPAMRPMKVVRKVVPAMRPMKVVRKVVPAMRPMRVVRKVVPAMRPMKVVRKVVPAMRPMKVVRKVVPAVRPMKVVRKGVPSVRQGKVFVVHRVVEYVTPSVVTKRFPVVTQKKVLAKVPPTVTEGNIPVVTEKKVTENLIPSVTEGKVPVVTTEKVAEQVAPSATEEIVSVPKEQENVPVMTEKEVENLIPSVTEGKVPVVPQQEIVDKVAPSATEEIVSVPKMQENVSVVTEEKAENLIPSVTEGKVPVATTEKVAEQAAPSATEEIVSVPKMQENVSVVTEEKAENLIPSVTEGKVPVATTEKVAEQAAPSATEEIVSVPKMQENVSVVTEEKAENLIPSVTEGKVPVATTEKVAEQAAPSATEEIVSVPKMQENVSVVTEEKAENLIPSVTEGKVPVATTEKVAEQAAPSATEEIVSVPKMQENVPVVTEEKAENLIPSVTEGKVPVVPQQESVDKVAPSATEEKVPVVVKEKVIEQAAPQERVIEKVPLRRQKKKFLSRSKKVSEQAAPSGTEEIVTVPKEQEQVPVVTEEKVVEEVAPSVTEEKAPVVTNQTVVEKITPTATEEEVVTQRKLVEKVAPSVEENVVDIPKREEV; encoded by the exons ATGAAGCTCTTCGTAGTGTGGACGCTGGTCTTGGTGCTGGGAAATCTGGGAGCCGGCAGGCAGTCACTAGCCGACGGAGGGGGCTCCAAGGGGCTCCCGCAGGACGGGGCGGCCTCCCTTACCCTGGAAAACACCGATGTGGACCCATGCCGAAAACAAGACGAGGGGGGACTCAAAGAGTTACCCAAAGTTTATGATCTAACGAGCATGAAGCCAAGCTTGGAAAATGGCACTCATAACACCATCAAGACCGTGGAAAGAAGAGTCATTAACAATACAGACGAGGCGGGGCATTTAACAGGAAACAAGACAGTCGTTGAAAAGACGACAGAGACTGACGTACAGCCCAACCGAAATGTATCAAAGACTACGGAAGCACAAGTCGTTGTTgatgagaaaggtaaagaaagtggCGAAAAACATGTCACAGAGAGCGAAACGGTGACGCAAAGCACTCCAGACAACGGAACCTTAACACAGACGGTGGACGTGAAAACTGTAACGGACGAAAAGGGCAATGAAATAAACGAGGAGGTTgttataaagaaggaagcaacagtACTTACTAATGACACTAAAGAAAAGCCGAAGGACGATAAAGctgcaactcttcttcttccgaaGGATGACcaaggtaaaaacaaaacagaaactacagaaataacagaggaaagaaaggagactcTGCCCGACAATACAACGCATGAAGTcttagtaaaagagaaagaagaaatattgccTTCACAGAACAGCActaaagtgacatctgtggagacgaAGAATATTACAGAGATGGGTGATGGGCTTCAGAAGACAGaaataacagaggaaagaaaagagattctgcccagcaatataacgaatgaagatgTATTGAAAGAAGAAATATTGCCTTCACAGAACAGCActaaagtgacatctgtggagacgaAGAATATTACAGAGAAAGGTGATGGGCTTCAGAAGACAGaaataacagaggaaagaaaagagattctgcccagcaatataacgaatgaagatgTATTGAAAGAAGAAATATTGCCTTCACAGAACAGCActaaagtgacatctgtggagacgaAGAATATTACAGAGATGGGTGATGGGCTTCTGAAGACAGaaataacagaggaaagaaaagagattctgcccagcaatataacgaatgaagatgTATTGAAAGAAGAAATATTGCCTTCACAGAACAGCACTacagtgacatctgtggagacgaAGAATATTACAGAGAAGGGTGATGGGCTTCTGAGGGCagaacaaacaaaggaaagaaaggagactcTGCCCGACAATACAACGCATGAAATTGtagttaaagagaaagaagaaaaattacctTCACAGGATAGCACTAACGAGACATCCGTGGAAAGTAAGAATGTTACATATAAGGGCgatggaaaagatgtcgagaaagaaactgtaattcaaAAAGAAGTCGTTAAGAATGTGTGTAATGGCGACATCAAGGAGGTTCGTGACGAAGGACATCTTAAAGAAACAGCTGAAGACCTGAAGCACCAAGTTAGCGACGTGAAGAACaagattgaggaagaaaaggcaaaggcTGAGGAAACAAGTCCTACGCCGACCCAATGGATAGAACAAAAACCAGTTGCCGCCCCTGTCATCCAAGAAGGcaaggtcgttagaaaggtagtccctgctatgaggccaatgaaggtcgttagaaaggtagtccctgctatgaggccaatgaaggtcgttagaaaggtagtccctgctaTGAGGCCAATGagggtcgttagaaaggtagtccctgctatgaggccaatgaaggtcgttagaaaggtagtccctgctatgaggccaatgaag gtcgttagaaaggtagtccctgctgtgaggccaatgaaggtcgttagaaaggGTGTGCCCTCGGTGAGACAAGGAAAAGTCTTCGTTGTGCATCGAGTTGTTGAATACGTCACCCCTTCGGTGGTAACAAAAAGATTCCCCGTTGTGACACAGAAGAAGGTTCTTGCAAAGGTTCCCCCTACGGTGACAGAAGGAAACATCCCCGTTGTTACAGAAAAGAAAGTTACTGAGAATCTTATCCCCtctgtgacagaaggaaaagtgcCGGTTGTGACAACTGAGAAGGTTGCTGAGCAGGTTGCCCCTTCGGCAACAGAAGAGATCGTCAGTGTCCCCAAGGAGCAAGAAAATGTCCCTGTCATGACAGAAAAAGAGGTTGAGAATCTTATCCCCtctgtgacagaaggaaaagtaccggtagtccctcaacaggagaTTGTTGACAAGGTTGCCCCTTCGGCGACAGAAGAGATCGTCAGTGTCCCCAAGATGCAAGAAAATGTCTCTGTCGTAAcagaagaaaaggctgagaatcttatcccctctgtgacagaaggaaaagttccgGTTGCGACAACAGAGAAGGTTGctgagcaggctgccccttcggcgACAGAAGAGATCGTCAGTGTCCCCAAGATGCAAGAAAATGTCTCTGTCGTAAcagaagaaaaggctgagaatcttatcccctctgtgacagaaggaaaagttccgGTTGCGACAACAGAGAAGGTTGctgagcaggctgccccttcggcgACAGAAGAGATCGTCAGTGTCCCCAAGATGCAAGAAAATGTCTCTGTCGTAAcagaagaaaaggctgagaatcttatcccctctgtgacagaaggaaaagttccgGTTGCGACAACAGAGAAGGTTGctgagcaggctgccccttcggcaACAGAAGAGATCGTCAGTGTCCCCAAGATGCAAGAAAATGTCTCTGTCGTAAcagaagaaaaggctgagaatcttatcccctctgtgacagaaggaaaagttccgGTTGCGACAACAGAGAAGGTTGctgagcaggctgccccttcggcaACAGAAGAGATCGTCAGTGTCCCCAAGATGCAAGAAAATGTCCCTGTCGTAAcagaagaaaaggctgagaatcttatcccctctgtgacagaaggaaaagtaccggtagtccctcaacaggagaGTGTTGACAAGGTTGCCCCTTCggcaacagaagaaaaagttcctgttgtggtAAAAGAGAAAGtcattgaacaggctgccccacaagaaagggttattgaaaaggTTCCCCTGcggcgacagaagaaaaagttcctgtcgCGGTCAAAGAAAGTTAGTGAACAGGCAGCCCCTTCGGggacagaagagattgtcactgttcccaaagagcaagaacaagtccctgttgtaacagaggaaaaggtcgTTGAAGAGGTTGCCCCCTCCGTAACAGAGGAAAAAGCtcccgttgtgacaaatcagacGGTTGTCGAAAAGATTACTCCTACCGCAACAGAGGAAGAAGTTGTCACTCAACGGAAGCTCGTTGAGAAGGTTGCCCCCTCTGTCGAGGAAAATGTAGTTGACATTCCAAAGAGGGAGGAAGTGTAG